TCAGAAAATCGGCGCGGAGCACGGGCAGCGCGGATCGCATCAGCTCTGCGTTCGACAGCGCCTCGTCGGGCGTGCCCTGAAGATCGCGCAGCTCCTGCATCAGCGCCTCGTCGCTCAGCGGCTGGCGCCACTTGCTGCCGTCCCGAACTGCCGGGGCTTCCGCACCCGAGGCAAAGAGAATAGACGGTGCAGGCGCTCCGCGATCGAGCAGGCCATGCGCAAGCTCGAACGCGATCACCGCACCAAGGCTGTGCCCGAACAATGCGTAGGGACCATCGAGCTGCGCGCCGAGTTCGCCGGCGAGCTGCGCTGCCAGCACGCGCGGATCCGTCGCCAGCGGCTCGTCCATGCGCGCGCCGCGCCCGGGCCACTCAACCGGCCGTACATCGATCCACGACGGCAGCAACCTGCGCCACCGCGCATAGAACATGGCGCTGCCGCCGGAGTAAGGCAGACAAAGAAGCCGCATCGGAAGACCGGGATCCGCGCTGACTACGCCGACCGCTGAGGTGCCGCGGCGTCCATGAACTTGCGCAAGCTGAGCGGGCGCATGTCGGTCCACACCTGTTCGATGTGGTCGAGACATTCCTTCTTGCTGCCCGTCTTGCCCACCGCCTTCCAGCCGCCCGGAATTTCCTTGAACGTCGGCCAGATGGAGTATTGCTCTTCGTGATTGACGACGACGGTGAAGGTGACGTCGTCTCTGTCGAACACCATCATGGTTCGGTCCCCTTTTCGGAAAGCGAAAGCAGAGACGTTTGACTAGGTCAGAAGCAGACGACGGTCAAAGCAATAACGACACCACTTTTTTTAAGAGCTCAAAACTGGCGACGGACGGGCATAATGCAACCTCCGCGCTTGCGTGCCAACACGCGGAAAAACATCGGCATTTCAGAACACGTCACAGATTGCTGCAATTCTAACAGCGCACGCAGGAACTTTTCCGATGTGACATGATCGCGCGTTTTGTCACTGGCGCTCTTTCATCGCACTGTCATCAATTGCATTGAATGGCTCACGACGAAACAATGCCGCCGCGGATCAACCGCGGCGGCATGAATTCCGAAAAGCAAGTGCTTCAGAAATTGAAGGTGGTGGACACCAGATAGGTCCGAGGCGCACCAAGCGTGATGACCCCGCTATAGGCCGAAGCCCAGTACGCCTTGTTACCGACGTTTTCGATATTGGCGCGCACGACGATCGGCTTTCCGTTCCAGGGAGAAATAAAGGTATATCGCGCCCCAATATCGACACGCGTCCACTCGGGCAAAGTCAGCGTGTTCGTGACGTTGACGTACTGCGAGCCCGTATAGATGACCCTGCCCGTGAACGTGAGACCACGCACAAACGGCGTATCCCATTCCGCGCCCATATTGACGTTGACAACGGGCACGCCGACCGCCTTCTTTCCGTTGTTGATCCCGCCTTGAGTTTGCTCCTGCACACCGTCAATCAGGGCGACGCCGCCGAGAACGCGGATATCCGGAGTGATCTCGCCGAACACGTTGAGCTCCGTGCCGCGATTGCGCTGCCTGCCGTTGAGTTGCTGGGTCGCGGTGACGCCGGAGCCCACCGAAATGATGCTGGGCTGGCTGATGTCGAACACGCTCAGCGTGGTCGTGAATCGACCCGCGTCGATCTTGATGCCTCCTTCGGCCTGCTTGGTCTGCGACGGCGGGAAAACAGTTCCGACGTTCGCAAATGTGCCCCCGACCACAACGGGTGTCTGCAGTCCCTCGATATAATTTGCGTAGAGCGACACGTTCTCGATTGGCTTCACGAGAAGCGCATATGCCGGGCTCCAGACGGATGCATCTTGATCCGGTCGGCTCAAGGCGGGGCTAAGGAAGTTCGTCACCTCCGTTCCCGCCGTCTGGCGACGAACGCCAACCGTGAATTGGATGCGCTTATTCCACAGCGACATCGTGTCCGAAATTCCAACGCTCGTGAGATTGACATTCGTCCACTGGTTGGCAGCAAGATTATTCAGCGCTGGTTGGGGAATATTTGTCGGTTCGTTGTAAAGGTTCCAGAAAATGAGATTGCTAGCTGGAATTGCGCTACGATTCCAGACCTGCTGCCGATAGGTTCGGTCGTTGATTGAGTAATTGACGTTCACGGCGTGATTGACGGGACCAGTGTCAATGCTGGCCCGAACACCGGCCTCCCCGGCGAGCGTTTCGAACGTTTCCTTGCCTCGTATTGGTTGGGAAGATAGGCCTCCCAATTGGAACACGCTGGGTGGCGCGCTCGCGTTCGTAATAATGGGTGATGGATAGGTGTAGTTGATATTGCTGTCATGATAGCCGAACGCCGCATAGGCCGTCGCCCAGTCAGTAACATCAACCTCACTGCGCACCGTGGTGAAGAAATCGGTCG
This genomic stretch from Bradyrhizobium sp. CCGB12 harbors:
- a CDS encoding MbtH family protein, with translation MMVFDRDDVTFTVVVNHEEQYSIWPTFKEIPGGWKAVGKTGSKKECLDHIEQVWTDMRPLSLRKFMDAAAPQRSA
- a CDS encoding thioesterase II family protein, coding for MRLLCLPYSGGSAMFYARWRRLLPSWIDVRPVEWPGRGARMDEPLATDPRVLAAQLAGELGAQLDGPYALFGHSLGAVIAFELAHGLLDRGAPAPSILFASGAEAPAVRDGSKWRQPLSDEALMQELRDLQGTPDEALSNAELMRSALPVLRADFLMCGAYVYRPRRPLPCPVHVFGGADDETGREALEAWRQETSGLFTLDILPGHHFFIHTQQAELIERIGAALARQSGRSIGLHRSEDHERVLRPATH
- a CDS encoding TonB-dependent siderophore receptor is translated as MTRELSAGKIVRTLSLGAVSYLALSLDSSGELQHAFAQTNLPPVTVDAPKPRVRQSVQRSQSTRASRGQRSVAATAPRQAAPVPYVVPSTGTVGTAPPAYAGGQVATGGSLGLLGNRGVMNTPFNQTSYTAELIQNQQARTIRDVLANDPSVRVVQAAGGGADSLFIRGFYYDSGDYGLNGLYGIAPYYSSGANFVERVEVLKGPSALLNGMTAGGTGVASGGAVGGSVNLITKHAPDVDITQLTATYVSKSQFGENIDVSRRYGEHKEWGVRLNSTYSNGKTPWNRQTDEFGNAVLGLDYRGERVRAAVDIGYQADNLNPPLRFFSVPTTTTIIPPPPKAGLNFQVPWAYYAPTDFFTTVRSEVDVTDWATAYAAFGYHDSNINYTYPSPIITNASAPPSVFQLGGLSSQPIRGKETFETLAGEAGVRASIDTGPVNHAVNVNYSINDRTYRQQVWNRSAIPASNLIFWNLYNEPTNIPQPALNNLAANQWTNVNLTSVGISDTMSLWNKRIQFTVGVRRQTAGTEVTNFLSPALSRPDQDASVWSPAYALLVKPIENVSLYANYIEGLQTPVVVGGTFANVGTVFPPSQTKQAEGGIKIDAGRFTTTLSVFDISQPSIISVGSGVTATQQLNGRQRNRGTELNVFGEITPDIRVLGGVALIDGVQEQTQGGINNGKKAVGVPVVNVNMGAEWDTPFVRGLTFTGRVIYTGSQYVNVTNTLTLPEWTRVDIGARYTFISPWNGKPIVVRANIENVGNKAYWASAYSGVITLGAPRTYLVSTTFNF